The following are encoded in a window of Nakamurella sp. A5-74 genomic DNA:
- a CDS encoding DUF3631 domain-containing protein has translation MPDYDKAFTAAAPARDDRGDVLLEQIREWLARFIITVSDADHDLLALWAVHTWVAEETYTTPRLQLDSPMPGSGKTTTLEHLRRLCKHPVQMAAISSSALLARLLENGVRTLLIDEADRTLSKDNPLTGDVLAILNSGYKRGASRPVLVPVKGGGWEAQEMPTYAPVAIAGNNPDLPDDTRSRIVRVLLLPDLDGNAEDSDWELIEDQATALAAAIEQWADEIRTDLATCRPALPTGITGRFREKWSPLRRVAELAGGRWPAAVDRMAVHDRDQWDQDKEDGMIREKPAVLLLKHLADVWPAGETFAPTADLLARLEHTHPAAWGSDGPFGKAITAQRMGRMLVSSYKVNSSRQDATGPRGYTLGSLVPVWSRMQIRPPEVTGTTGSSGPTGSATKPVQPVEPELPVRSATPVEPATRIDSAICTVCEQPAGFALIGSARGPACRKCLPGIRAGTTCFDCGNPREVLTDGRCNPCHGRAIRGETVA, from the coding sequence ATGCCTGACTACGACAAGGCTTTCACCGCGGCAGCGCCGGCCCGAGATGATCGCGGCGACGTACTACTAGAGCAGATCAGAGAGTGGCTCGCGCGGTTCATCATCACGGTGTCCGACGCGGACCACGATCTCCTCGCGCTCTGGGCAGTGCACACATGGGTGGCCGAGGAGACGTACACGACGCCGCGGCTGCAGCTCGACTCACCGATGCCCGGTTCCGGGAAGACGACGACGTTGGAGCACCTGCGCCGGCTGTGCAAGCACCCCGTGCAGATGGCCGCGATCTCGTCATCAGCTCTGCTGGCGCGGCTGCTGGAGAACGGTGTCCGCACCCTGCTGATCGACGAGGCCGACCGCACCCTGTCGAAGGACAACCCGCTCACCGGGGACGTCCTGGCCATCCTGAACTCCGGTTACAAGCGCGGCGCATCCCGGCCCGTTCTGGTGCCGGTCAAGGGTGGCGGCTGGGAAGCGCAGGAGATGCCGACCTACGCGCCGGTGGCGATCGCCGGGAACAACCCCGACCTGCCCGACGACACCCGTTCTCGGATCGTCCGGGTGCTGCTGCTGCCCGACCTCGACGGCAACGCCGAGGACTCGGACTGGGAGCTGATCGAGGACCAGGCGACCGCGCTGGCCGCGGCGATCGAGCAGTGGGCCGACGAGATCCGCACGGACCTAGCGACGTGTCGGCCCGCACTGCCCACCGGGATCACCGGGCGGTTCCGGGAGAAATGGTCACCGCTGCGCCGGGTCGCCGAGTTGGCCGGCGGCCGGTGGCCGGCAGCGGTGGATCGGATGGCTGTGCACGACCGCGACCAGTGGGACCAGGACAAGGAGGACGGCATGATCCGCGAGAAGCCCGCAGTGCTGCTACTCAAGCACCTGGCCGACGTCTGGCCCGCCGGTGAGACGTTCGCCCCGACAGCGGATCTGCTCGCCCGCCTGGAGCACACCCACCCCGCAGCGTGGGGATCGGACGGCCCGTTCGGGAAGGCGATCACCGCGCAACGGATGGGCAGGATGCTGGTGTCCTCGTACAAGGTGAACTCCAGCCGGCAGGACGCCACCGGACCCCGCGGGTACACCCTGGGATCTCTGGTGCCGGTCTGGAGCCGGATGCAGATCCGACCCCCAGAAGTAACCGGCACAACTGGCTCAAGCGGCCCAACCGGCTCAGCAACCAAGCCGGTTCAGCCGGTTGAGCCGGAACTGCCGGTTAGATCCGCCACCCCAGTCGAACCGGCAACCAGGATCGACAGCGCCATCTGCACGGTGTGCGAGCAGCCCGCCGGCTTCGCCCTGATCGGTTCTGCTCGTGGTCCCGCCTGCCGAAAGTGTCTGCCCGGCATCCGGGCTGGGACAACCTGTTTCGACTGTGGCAATCCGCGGGAAGTGCTGACGGACGGTCGGTGCAACCCATGCCACGGTCGGGCGATCCGAGGCGAGACCGTCGCATGA
- a CDS encoding helix-turn-helix domain-containing protein produces the protein MSSHPFLSLPDAALQLGCNPKTIRRYIASGRLTGYRVGPRLLRVDPLELQKLLRPIPTAGGGQGAS, from the coding sequence GTGTCTTCACACCCTTTTCTATCCTTGCCAGATGCTGCACTGCAGCTCGGTTGCAACCCAAAGACGATCAGGCGCTACATCGCGAGCGGCCGCCTGACGGGGTATCGAGTTGGCCCTCGACTGCTTCGCGTAGATCCGCTGGAACTCCAGAAGCTGTTGCGGCCGATCCCCACCGCCGGCGGTGGTCAGGGTGCCAGCTGA
- a CDS encoding ion channel codes for MTKIERWEQRSEIPLLLLALAFLVAYAWQVLDPRLNGGLLDFLELISWAVWAVFLVDFLVRLYLAEQRGRYALSHWYDVALIVLIVLRPLRLLRVLAFARVLNRSASRSLIGRVTTYVAGTAVGAVFLGALAILDVEQFDPEANIRSFGDALWWATTTVTTVGYGDRYPVTTEGRFVAVGLMLVGLAVVGVVTASIAAWLIANVQQDQSAPNEQ; via the coding sequence GTGACCAAGATCGAACGCTGGGAGCAGCGATCCGAGATCCCCTTGCTGCTGCTCGCGCTAGCGTTCCTGGTCGCTTACGCCTGGCAGGTGCTCGATCCGCGGCTGAACGGTGGTCTGCTGGACTTCCTCGAACTGATCTCGTGGGCCGTCTGGGCGGTGTTCCTGGTCGACTTCCTGGTCAGGCTCTACCTCGCAGAGCAACGCGGCAGATACGCCCTGAGCCACTGGTACGACGTCGCGCTGATCGTGCTGATCGTGCTGCGTCCGCTGCGATTGCTGAGAGTCCTCGCGTTCGCCCGCGTACTGAACCGCTCGGCATCACGTTCCCTGATCGGACGGGTGACGACCTACGTCGCAGGCACTGCGGTCGGTGCGGTATTCCTCGGCGCGCTGGCGATACTCGACGTCGAGCAGTTCGACCCGGAGGCGAACATCCGATCCTTCGGGGACGCCCTGTGGTGGGCTACGACGACCGTGACAACGGTCGGCTACGGCGACCGCTACCCGGTGACCACCGAGGGCAGGTTCGTGGCGGTCGGCCTGATGCTCGTCGGCCTGGCAGTGGTCGGGGTCGTCACAGCCTCGATCGCAGCGTGGCTGATCGCGAACGTGCAGCAGGACCAGTCAGCACCGAACGAGCAGTGA
- a CDS encoding DnaB-like helicase N-terminal domain-containing protein: MTAAVVDHVLENEHMVIGALLQAAPGLQLAALDELTNEDFTDLRCRFALTTARRMLAENVPVDQVTLHAFVVRHALLSDGRLRGSLALWLADRTSAVPVVSHLPWYVLGVTEQSSRRAIAEAAERVREVAVLGAVADVSTVIGVEMTAIAAALGRLRGVSAHA, encoded by the coding sequence GTGACGGCCGCGGTGGTGGACCACGTCCTGGAGAACGAGCACATGGTGATCGGTGCTTTGTTGCAGGCCGCTCCCGGGCTCCAGTTGGCTGCGCTGGACGAGCTGACGAACGAAGACTTCACCGACCTGCGTTGTCGGTTCGCTCTGACAACCGCCCGTCGAATGCTTGCCGAGAACGTCCCGGTGGATCAGGTGACGTTGCACGCGTTCGTGGTGCGGCACGCTCTGCTGTCCGATGGTCGCCTGCGGGGCTCATTGGCCTTGTGGCTGGCCGACAGGACATCTGCAGTACCGGTGGTGAGCCACCTTCCCTGGTACGTCCTGGGCGTCACTGAGCAGTCGTCTCGCCGAGCGATCGCCGAGGCTGCCGAACGTGTACGCGAGGTGGCCGTGCTCGGTGCGGTCGCCGACGTGTCCACCGTGATCGGAGTCGAGATGACGGCCATCGCCGCGGCGCTCGGTCGGCTGCGTGGGGTGAGCGCGCATGCCTGA
- a CDS encoding WhiB family transcriptional regulator: MPRSGDPRRDRRMSAILGIRADALPAWRALHDAIADADRPTPCRSEPDTWSDPATTELADYAATLCGRCPAVEQCRIFADLNREPAGVWAGALRAPRRGRPPTTRREAS, encoded by the coding sequence ATGCCACGGTCGGGCGATCCGAGGCGAGACCGTCGCATGAGCGCGATCCTCGGAATCCGCGCCGACGCGCTCCCAGCATGGCGGGCGCTGCACGACGCCATCGCCGACGCGGACAGGCCGACACCCTGCCGTTCTGAGCCGGACACCTGGTCCGACCCGGCCACCACCGAACTGGCCGATTACGCCGCGACGCTCTGCGGACGGTGCCCTGCCGTCGAGCAGTGCCGCATCTTCGCGGATCTCAACCGAGAGCCCGCCGGAGTGTGGGCAGGCGCACTCCGAGCGCCCCGACGCGGACGCCCGCCAACTACCCGAAGGGAAGCATCATGA
- a CDS encoding DUF3817 domain-containing protein — protein MAGSTGNAVATLPPKTAAALQRYRISAFVVGVGLLILVATMILKYGFDIGGPTMIWGPIHGVLYIAYVLLAFDLSYRERWSIKGLLGVLVAGVIPVLSFVVERRVHRKVLARERL, from the coding sequence GTGGCCGGATCGACGGGGAACGCCGTCGCCACCCTTCCCCCGAAGACCGCAGCTGCCTTGCAGCGTTACCGGATCTCCGCGTTCGTGGTAGGCGTCGGGTTGCTGATCCTGGTCGCCACGATGATCCTGAAGTACGGCTTCGACATCGGTGGCCCCACGATGATCTGGGGCCCGATCCACGGGGTGCTGTACATCGCCTACGTGCTGCTGGCCTTCGACCTGAGCTACCGCGAACGCTGGAGCATCAAAGGTCTGCTCGGCGTGCTGGTCGCCGGCGTCATCCCCGTCCTGAGCTTCGTCGTCGAGCGCCGCGTGCACCGCAAGGTGCTGGCGCGCGAGCGGCTCTGA
- a CDS encoding site-specific integrase gives MPPRSRRGFGQITKMRSGRYQARYIGPDTALHTAGKTFDAKIDAEGWLSSERRLITDDTWTPPKTRGQYTKLRTFGSFAEDWLLARTLKPRTRDHYRRLLDRVILPTFAEIPIKHITPDTVRTWHTRLGDDTPTLRAHSYSLLRAVLHDAVADEIITVNPCHIRGAGNAKRKHKIKPATLPELTELVAAMPERHKVMTLLAAWCGLRFGELAALRRSDLDLANGVIHIRRGVVRAAGETIEGPPKTDAGIRDVVIPPHLIPAIREHLAANVNGRQGLLFPAADGVGFLQPSSLYGKAPSKRHPAGWGFYGARAAAGRPDLRWHDLRHTGAVLAASTGATLAELMSRLGHSTAGAAMRYQHAAQDRDRVIAGLLSELATRP, from the coding sequence ATGCCGCCACGCTCACGCCGTGGGTTCGGACAGATCACCAAGATGCGCTCCGGCCGATATCAGGCCCGGTACATCGGCCCCGACACCGCGCTGCACACCGCCGGTAAGACGTTCGACGCGAAGATCGACGCCGAGGGCTGGTTGTCCTCAGAGCGCCGGCTGATCACGGACGACACCTGGACGCCTCCGAAGACGCGGGGGCAGTACACCAAGCTCCGCACGTTCGGTTCGTTCGCCGAGGACTGGCTGTTGGCGCGGACCCTAAAGCCCCGGACCCGCGACCATTACCGGCGACTTCTCGATCGCGTCATCTTGCCGACCTTCGCCGAGATCCCGATCAAGCACATCACCCCTGACACAGTTCGCACCTGGCACACCCGGCTCGGTGACGACACCCCGACGCTGCGGGCTCACTCCTACTCGCTTCTACGGGCCGTTCTGCATGATGCCGTAGCTGACGAGATCATCACCGTGAACCCGTGCCACATCCGCGGCGCCGGCAACGCGAAGCGGAAACACAAGATCAAGCCCGCGACACTGCCCGAGCTGACCGAACTGGTGGCCGCGATGCCCGAGCGGCACAAGGTGATGACTCTGCTCGCCGCCTGGTGCGGACTCCGGTTCGGCGAGCTGGCCGCGCTGCGCCGATCCGATCTCGACCTGGCCAACGGAGTGATCCACATCCGGCGCGGTGTCGTCCGCGCCGCGGGAGAAACGATCGAGGGACCGCCGAAGACTGATGCCGGTATCCGCGACGTCGTGATCCCACCGCACCTGATCCCCGCCATCCGAGAGCACCTGGCAGCCAACGTGAACGGGCGCCAAGGGCTGCTGTTCCCTGCCGCTGACGGGGTCGGATTCCTGCAACCGTCGAGCCTGTATGGCAAGGCACCGAGCAAGCGACACCCGGCGGGCTGGGGCTTCTACGGCGCCCGCGCCGCGGCTGGTCGTCCCGATCTGCGATGGCACGATCTCAGGCACACCGGCGCTGTCCTGGCAGCCTCTACGGGCGCCACCCTCGCCGAGCTGATGTCGCGGCTCGGACACTCCACCGCCGGGGCTGCGATGCGCTACCAGCACGCCGCCCAGGACCGGGACCGTGTCATCGCTGGGCTGCTGTCCGAGCTCGCGACCCGCCCATGA